The Asterias rubens chromosome 1, eAstRub1.3, whole genome shotgun sequence genome segment tcctttaaaacaagtCGATGAAAAATCAAGATAACGTGAAACGCACAATTTTTAACTAATGTGTAAATTGTACATGTTCACAATATTTGTAATACTTTAAAGAGACTTGACATCCATTTgcatttaaattaaaatgacaTCATAAGCAGCCCTTATTAAATTTCTCAAATGTAACTTCATTAACTTCCAttaataactacatgtacatttatcttgtataaaagacactagacactattggtaattgtcaaagaccagtcgtctcacttggtgtactccAACAGTatgcatgtaaaataacaaacctgtgaacggttgagctcaatcggtcgtcgcagttgcgagatgttagggacttttcgttttcgacgacggatggttctgcgacggttgttcagctaaacgttgtcgttttcagcacaacggagattcatcccaagtactgtcgtagaaattgagggacgaccgtcctcaaagccgacgcatgcgcagatgacgccaaatgtcatctttaccgtcgcagaaccatccgtcgtcaaaaacaaaaagtccctaataatgaaaagaaaaaacactctcgtcacatgaagttgtgtgctttcagatgcttgattttgagacctccaattctgaggtctcgaaatcaaattcgtggaaaactacttctttctaaactatgttacttcagagggagccgtttctcacaatgttttatactatcaacctctccccattactcgtcaccaagtaaggttttatgctaataattattttgagtaattaccattagtgccTTCAAATGTAACTTCAACATTGAAACTATGAAACTATattaatttcaaaaagtttaaaaactaCATACATTTACATTTATCTTGTATTGTAAAAGTCTGTACCAATAATTATGTACTATTATGTACTATTGGAAAAGTGCAAAGAATCAAGATCTTGAATGATATAAAAAGTGAATGCAAAGAACATGTAACATCAAAATCTTAGGGCCTAACTTCAATGAGTATTCTGCACTTAAAAATCACCATTCTATGCTAAAAGGTGTTGATACCAAATGTCTGCTTACATGCCGATAGTTTAtccctttagagaccatagcagTGGCAAGCAGCAATTACTAACATCCCCATATTGGCTCACTACAAACGACTACAAGGTTTGACCTACATTGGAATTCAAATAGGTCAAAGTGCAATTTTATAAAGGTCACGTTTTGGACATGATAATTCCCATCTAACTATAcatgcatttaaaaacaaaaccaaagttctgttttaaaagaaaacatttttcagACATTTTACTGGACAAGTTTGGTCAACAAATCGACCTGTAGGTATATTTGTGTGCTTGATGATTATGCGTGAATGAATGGTCTCTGAAGAATAAATAGAATATTTTCTTTTAGTATATGAACATAcagtacttctagaaactataatacTTTGGATTTctgtgagccttatagtttctaaaCGAAACACATGTACGGGCCAAGTTTGCTGAAAGAATTGTCGGCTGACATAAATTTTTGTAGAAGTTGCCACGAATGAAACAATGTGGTTTAAATGTTCTTCTTTTGGTCTCGGAATGTCGCTGTCTTctaaaatttcttctttgatgaACCATTTCTGATGTCTGTTGTAGATTGCACAACTTTCTCTCCACCGTGAAAATTCAAACGTAGGGTGTTCTTTATCAGAACTTGCTCCGTTAGAAGTGCTCCGATAAACCAAGCTGGGGCATACTCCAAAGTAATCAATCCGaagaaatcaaaatcaaatggaGAATAGTCCCATGGACAGGCGTCAAACTGTCGTAGGATCAGACCAGTGGAGAACTCCCAAAGGTAGATCCAGATGACGTATAGACACACCCGACCTTTAAGCCCCACTGTGTCTTTAAGGCGAAGGTATAGGTGCTCTATTACCATATTTGACACCCCATAGATGAGCAGCGACCATACGCTAGTCACTCCAGGAAACTTCCAGTTCATGTTGACGACAAACTCCCAGCCAGCTGTGAACATGACCTCGGCAAAGTAGCCATGGATAGCGTAGATGTAGAATCGAACCCAGGCAGATATAGGACCGTGGTCCAACATTTCGGCAAGATGCACCTGGCTATTGTTGAATTCAAATCAATGCAATCTTGTAGAGCTTTGCTGAAAGAGAACAAAGAAATACAAGATGTGTAGTATTAAGTAAGGTACAGTTACTTTGAAAGAGAGTTGAGATAAAAAGCAATGATTTAATAACATCCCATACTAGCATTTACCCTTCCTAGATAATTCATAACCAATTCATAGATAAACCCTGGTTACTCGATCgacctagaactatgaggttcattcCACGATAAAGGAACGAACCTTCTCCTCATATGTCATAGGAGTAAACCTGACTGAGACAGATTTTCTGTTTTTGATCTTGATTTTGATGAAATAATTGATTATAAGCTCCAACTGAACTGGAGCATGCAACTCATCTCAATAAGTAACTATTAAAGCCATTTTCAACTAAAACTTTCACTCACTCAGTGAacatgtgatttttgtttactgtaaaatttacattttgtgtatttcggaaaagtttccgtatggcgccaccactttttcactcgaaataaaataatatagtatctaatttacctgattgatatatccctttttgtaaaaatgagtgaaaaagtggtggcgccatatggaaagttatcctgtATTTCTTTATAAATGATTTCCCATACTTCCTAGTAATGTTTTAATCATAATTAAGTTGTGTAGAAGACATAAACTAAAAGATGACCGTTCGATTTCAGATTCAGAGCAGAACAAAAGAGAGCAAAGGTCGAGGGAGCTAGGTAGGAGAGGCAACCGGCATGCACTAAAGATAGGGTTAACAAATTCATGCtttgttataaacaaaaaccCATTCATGTATCTCAAACGAAACCTCAAGTAAGCCTAGGCCTAACCTAACTTAAAACATTGTCTAGCTGGCTCTTACTTACCCCCTTCAGCTATTCGTAGAGTTGTTAAAATCAAAGCTAGCAGCAATAAAAGCAGCTGACCGGCCGGTGAATTTGTGTCACGTCCTATTTCAAGATCTGCACAATTTCCAAAACTGCGCATagtctaaaaaaaataacaaaaatgcgCGCGCAAAATGAAATTTGACTGAAAAATAGATTAATTTTATCTCACTATTTtttggttttcttcttcttcatgatAACAATGGTTTATATGTATGACGCGGTGTTTGAATGTTACTTGAATTTTGCGTCCCCATTTATATTTTTGGAGATCAAAATTGTGCGCGCAATTTTGTATCATCCTCGCTTTAGAAAATTGCGCACAATAATCacagctgttttttgttttcttttgtttgaagCTAGCCGCTATTTTGTGCCAGAACTTTCATCCACGGATTTTAGAACCCATGCAGTACAAGGCGGTGAAATTTTTGTATCACTCAACTTTttcactggacactactggacATTGAGGGCGTCGAATGATAAACTTTACACTGCACCACTACTATACACCCGGCCCACCCACCACAGTGAACACGTAAGTACTACTACTAGGTCGACAGTTTAGGTTTCCCATTTTATCTGTTTAAATTCTAACTCATATGGTTTAAGCAAGGTAGTGTTAAAAATTAATTGATTATGTTTATACCGTTTTTAGATGTTACttgattaaacaaattaaacaaaagcaGTCGGACGTAAGTTGTGACTTGGATTTGGAGTAGGACTCGGAATGGAGCATGATCCATGAATGATGATGCCGATGAAGCAATAATAACATGAGtaattgctccatggtcatgAATCATCATGATTGGAGTCAGCATATAGAGTAAGGTTGGTGTGTGCATGGAGTGTGCTTGCATGGTGCAGGACAAAATGTAGTGCAGTGCCAGTGGTGCTAAAAACAGCGGGGCAGGTAGTAGATCTGGAAGGACTGCACCTGCCGTCTGTGAGCAGTCCAGGATGGAGGCGCCGTCGACAAGTTGCTGAGGAGAGCATTCCAGAGACATGACCGATTGTTAAAAAAGAGAGCCATGCATGACGAAGAAGTTGAACAAACACTACGTACATGTTTATCCCAACAACTATTATGGCTTAAAGTTTCTCGTTGTTTTCTCTCATCGGTTTCATCTTCTCTTTATCAGAGCTAAACATGGCTGAAAACAGGAAGCTCAAAAGGGTGCCCTCCAGCATTCAAGATTCTGGGGGAATCAAAGATCCAGCGGAAGCGCTCCGTCGTGCGACGGAGACGCACCATTTTGATCCAGAGACAAGTCTTGAAACTAAAGCTGTATGCGCCCAGCCTGAGCTTAAAGGG includes the following:
- the LOC117295429 gene encoding transmembrane protein 229B-like, whose product is MLDHGPISAWVRFYIYAIHGYFAEVMFTAGWEFVVNMNWKFPGVTSVWSLLIYGVSNMVIEHLYLRLKDTVGLKGRVCLYVIWIYLWEFSTGLILRQFDACPWDYSPFDFDFFGLITLEYAPAWFIGALLTEQVLIKNTLRLNFHGGEKVVQSTTDIRNGSSKKKF